The genomic stretch TCTAACATCTTAGCGGGGGATCTCGCGCGGGGAGAGTGAACACCAATGGACTGGTTCTGAGGTTCGGGCCCTGAATGTGTCCGACTGACAGGTGTGGCTTGACCCGGGATTGGGCTGTAGGGTTTATTGACAGCcatgggggaggagagggggttCAGTGCCCCCGCTACGCCCTCGGAGGAGCCGCTCATGGCCAAAGGCCTTTCCTGGTGTATAGAGCTGTGAGAGCCTGAGATAGTCTTTATTTCCTGGGTAAAGAGATCCACCGAGGACTCGGCCCTCTCTCTGAGGGAGCAGGCCACCCTGGCAGGACATGAGGTCTGGGGGGTTACAGGGCTGTGAGAGCCCACTGTGGTGCTGGGGAGCTCACTGTGGCAAACTGTCCTTCCCCTCACAGGGCTCTGTATGCTGGGACTGTGGACCGGAGGCGTGTAGCAGGGCGAGGCCTCGGCAGAGCCATACTGGGCCAGGGAGGCGAGGGCTGAGTGCTCAGGGAGGACCTGGGGGAGGAAAACAGACTGGAGACCTGCAAGGCTGTGCTGCGCCAGAGAGGCTGCGGCCCCTGCTCTGACTCCAGACCCTGGCTGATTATATCCAGTGGAGGACTGGGTGCTGGTGATGAAGGGAAAATGTGGGAGGCCCAGACCAGCGGATGTCCTGCCTGCTCTGTCATGACCGTACCCCATCTGCTGCATGGTGGCATGAGaggtctgctgcagctggcttAGTATGGGGCCAACTGAGCTGGAGATCAGAGGGCTTAtggtggaggcagagggggCTGAGAATCTCCCTACTAGCCTCCCTGGCACCCCCTGCTGGAGTAAACCTACCGGGTGTGGCGGGGTGGTCATAGCACCATGGAAGGGCTGAGAGTGGAGCTGAGCAGAGCAGGTGTAGGAGATGGTGGCCTGGCTGATGGGGAAGACTGAGGTCATGCTGGATTGGGGAGGATGGGGCAGGGGCTGGTGTGAGGGCAGAGGGCCCAGAGGCTGCAGGTTGCTGGTGAAGATGGGCTGGGACATCAGTGTGGGTGACACAGGCCCAGCAGAGAGATGTGTCCTGAGGGACGCCAGTGTGGGAGTCTCCACCCCAGATCTGAATTTAGTGGAGCTGGCAGGAGAAACAGGTCCTGAACCACAGATGCTGGACGTGTTAGCTCCAACATGGACTCTCTTTGGATGGGTGGTGGTGTCCTTCAGGGTGCCTGGTGCCAGAGGATGGTGGAAGAGGATGGGAGGCAGCTGGGATTGATGGGCCAAGGCCAGAGCAAGTGGGGTGGTGGCCGCAGCAGCCTGGAGCGGGGCCTGAACTAATGGGGCCCAGATGACTGGGGTGGGAGATGGGGGAGCAGCAGGAGGGTTCAAGCTGGTCTGGATCAGCTGTGTGCACTGGGCCATGTCACGGTCATGTTGCACTATTCTTTGGATGATCTCGCTCTCTTGGAAGTTTAGAGTGCCAGAACTTTGGTGATGCTGGACTTTGTGCTGAAGAACAGAGTTCCTCTTCCCTGTTgagaaaatacaaataagaccatgctttcttttttccctcattaATAAGTGCACACGACATATAATTAGGACAGTTCCTCAGCACCGTAGGCTTGTGTCTCTCaatgaaaagcctgaaaagtgATAGCGTAAAATATCTATATACCTGCAACCACGTTACATGGATGTTCAGTTCTTATCTGAGGTgttaaaatacagcaaaatgtagctgaaacactgaagactgAGTGGAGAAGTGAGTACAGAATGTAAATCTTAAAATGGTTTGTGGACTACCATTTTGAAGCCTCAAGTTTGGCATTGCGGCCTTCgtcatcttgttttttgtttttcttttggagcCAGAAGTGGCAGTCATGTTGTACTGAATTGAAACTAGCGATTGAGGCCATAAACTCCTTAGGAAACTGTTTAGTTTTTTGACGTCGTAAATCAAGTAAGAAgtagggtcattttctcataagcttcCATACAGTCAGACTTCTCGTTGCAACCACTGGACATTACAAACAATGCAGGCTAAAGAAGCTCTGACCACCATTTATACCGCCTTGAAAATGACTCATGTTTCTCATGCTACACACACAACAGGGGTACAAACAGAGAATATTCCAGTAGAAAGTGCCACTGTTTGTCTATACAGTCCACAACAAGTTCCACAAAACGGTTGGAGGATTGTAGTAACGTCGCCTCTCAGTCTCAAACAGACATGCATGTATTAAGCCTTCATGCCTCGTTTTACCTTGAACCACCACACCCAATCCCTCCCAGGCTCTTATTAAAAACTCCGCTCTTCAGTCTGCTCcagagaacagaacaaaaacaccatatatgtgaaaaaaaaggatttttgaCTTAGAATCTGAATTAACTTGGTTAATATTTCACGTTTGAGCGTCAAACAAATTGCTCATCATCCTAGATTCCAATGTTTAGATAAGCCTGAAGAAGAGTGCCAAGATTATGGATGCATTAATGATGCGACAACACCGATGACCTAATGCACTTAATTCCGCAGATTTAATCCATCCTTTAATGTGCGTGctgtaatgttttctttgtaataTTTCCTAATTGcgtattgaaaaaaaaaatcacccatccatccatttattCACTTATCCTCGACTGATATTAATGAATTTAAACAGCCTTGTTGCATCCTGTGTTTAAATCTGCAGCATTAAACATAGTATAGGAAGGACAGGagcaaaaacaattaaaatagCAACATATATCATTATATCTCTTGGCAAAGGACTCACCGATGCGGTCCAGGCGGTCCAGAGCCACAGTCTCAAAGGCCCTCCTCATCATGGGATACTCCTCCAGCACCTCGTTGAAGTTGTCCACCGACAGAGAGTACAGCCGGCAGTAGTTATCTGCTCGCACGCTGGCTGTCCTCCTGCCTCGGGTCAGCAGGCAGATCTCTgcaggtggtggagggggggagTTCAATTATTTGTACCATTTCTTTAAAACATGCCCTGCGAGATTAACAAggattctttaaaaaaatgggTAAATAATATGAAGCGCTTCATGATGATTTTCCACTTTTCTCATACGAGTTTTGTGGCGCCTTGCAGccacatttctgtctttttagaTCCATTCATAAAAGCAAAGGCAAAAATAGTTTTATTAGTGCGAGAcgataaaacacaaaaagaccgATGCCTTTGAACCCCACAGATGGAGCACTTAATGCAATTTCTGCAGCTTACAGTTTGTCCTGACCTCATCTGTCGTGCCagatcagaaaaataaaataatgcgccattaaaaaaaaaaaaaagtagacaTACTTTTCAGGACAGACATATTGAACGCAGAttcacacgctctctctcttccctgtcCTGTTTAACAATTTAATCTATTTATTACACATGACACCATGGGATTTCTGACATATTCATTTTGCCATGTGTTgcttttaaacacacattttcagtccTTATTTACCATCTTTAAATATGTGTCTGCATTCGGCTGTGATGAGGAGCTTTAAGACAACGTATCTGTAATGTTTTGTGATCATCGTTCATTCTTGTTACGAACATGGATGCTGAACGTCAcattagaataaaaaataatctCCATTCTTTGGTGTTGAGATAAGTTGCTCAGGTGGTTCGATCACACTGCTTTCAGTTAAAAAAATGCAAGTAAAGTAAATTATATATCGACGTTTCCTGGCTGACATTTGACGATGGCATTTCACTTTGCCACACAGCTGGATGCCGACGAGGGCGGCAACAAATGGAAAGTTCTGGATCTCAGCTTTAAATATGGTGTTAACAAAAGGGAAAACCCCACAGATGGAATCAAAGATCACAAAGCTTTGCTCCTCTTAGTCCCGAGCCCTTTTAAGGAGATGATGTGGACAATTTTTCCCAGCTGTAATAGTCAGGGAAGTTAATCTGCTGAGTGCCagagcaaaataaatcaaaacaaatcataCTATCTGCACTCCTTCACATCCATTCAAACTGACTCGCTGCCAGCTGCAGGTTATATTAGCATGCAGTACGCACAGCAGGCTGTGTGCAGACTTTACCTCCAAAATAAGAGCCGTCGGACAGCTTGGTGTCTTTGCTGCTCTTGGTCAGGACGCTGACGACGCCGTGCTGGATGAAGTACATCTTCTTGCCGATGGTTCCCTCTCTGATGATGTAGTCGCCCGGCTGGAAGACCTCGAAGCGCAGTTTGGTCAACATGGAGGTGACGAAGTTTGGATCGGCGTTGGCGAAAAGAGGCATGGAGGCCACCAGCTTGCGACAGTTAAAGTTGATGATCTCCTGCGGAGAGGCAAATACAAATTTTAGATTTCAGAGCTAAGGcaacacaaatgtcagcctTAGTACATGAGTACATTTCAATCAGTGTAAATGCAGGGCGGTCAGCGGCGGCTCGGTGCTCTGTTAATGaggctctctgtcctccactcaaTACTAATCAGATTACATGACCGTTAGCATGCAAAGCAAGAGAGCAACATTAGATTACACAAATAATTAACTGTAAAGCAACGAGGATGCTGACTTCATCATTTCAGCAAACTTCCTGATCTAGCATATATAAGCAGCAGGgaaacatttaataaatgggCTATAACACACGATAGCTGAGCTGTAAGCAGATATGAGGGCATTTTGAAGTGGTTATTAATGCAGAATATTTTTCAATAATCATAAATTCTTCTGTGAATAGCAGTATTTCATATCACTGCGACTGTGTTTCACAATATTATCAATCATCATCTGTTCAAGCAGCCTGTACTTCTGTCTGCCCACAGGAGGAGCATTAATAACACATACTACACTgcattaaatgtaaatgaaaacagaatgcaatcatttccaaatgaactgtgttcaccGACAACAGGATTAGGGTTAGcgtttatttatgttttatacagcttcccaacttttttggaatcaggtttACACATTACAGTGTGTGCATTATGCTGACTCAGCAGTATTAGTATCGTAAGGACAGCAACAAGGAAGATGACTTCTGACCTCTCGCAGCGGCTCGTTCAGCTCCTCCAAAATGCTTTCCTCGTCAAACATCTTGCCCTGATATCGGTGCTCGTAGTACTCGTGGATCCTCTGGCGCATGTCTGCAGGCAGCTTGTGGAAGGACATGTACTGCTCCACCTGTTTATACTGCAACAGCAACACACGTCCAGTGATCAAGATGATGAATAAAAGCATCGAAGTGAACAAGTGCCGGGGAaataactgtaactgtaatgtAGCTGCATTCAGAGACAAAATGCAAAGTCAcgtcaaaatgaaaatattaaactgaTTGATGTGTTGGCTCAGAGGTGGACTATAATGTGTCTCATTATGTTAACAGTCAACTGTCAGGCCATCTGTGAAACCTGCCCACAGAGCAGTGCTGTGCCTCTGTCCCATCTGACAAATACAGTTgtgctctgcaggctgcagctaaTAACATTAACTAGTGTGTCCTTCAGCGGTGTACTCCACCAGCAGAGCACATACGAATGTACCCAATCTCTGTGTACGTTATGTGCTGCTGGAAGGTAcctctctgtctcatgtctcaAAAAGCTCTGAGCCTTCCCATCTATTCAGTCTCCCTCTCTGGGGCATTTTCTCCCTCAAATGTCTTCAGATTTATGCCAGGTGGGTAGAAGTCGTCACATCACTTTGTCACCATTTTAACTGCATTTCAGTGGAATATGTATTCAGATCCTTACTTAACCCCCTCTAATGGAAATccagtttttaaccttgttaacaCGTCCATATGGTGTTTTTATATGCGACAAGACGCATGATGACATTTCTGCCTTGGAGCTCCGGTGGACCAATGACGGTCACACAAACATGGTTCAGACAGCAGGATTTCATGGGTAACATACATAAGGAATGTTCCC from Chaetodon auriga isolate fChaAug3 chromosome 6, fChaAug3.hap1, whole genome shotgun sequence encodes the following:
- the LOC143322718 gene encoding potassium/sodium hyperpolarization-activated cyclic nucleotide-gated channel 3-like, translating into MERFQSSMRKRLYSLPQNIGQKAFVIDEGDNGDKDTKRKSIRLKHLSSPSPASSCRSIEEARSEDLERDVIVKTNLNGDCRLFRGSISSITGRHPPGSDPAEQRRLIPEADAGVSESFPGEHGPGAQQRATGGLSGATGQASVFDQSSFIKLEGSEQIIPEDDRLYQAGFMHRQFGAMLQPGVNKFSLRMLGSERAVEHERERVKSAGFWIIHPYSDFRFYWDLTMLLLMVGNLIIIPVGITFFKDEHTPPWIVFNVVSDTFFLMDLVLNFRTGIVKEDNTEIILDPQQIKIKYLKSWFVVDFISSIPVDYIFLIVETRINSDFYKTARALRIVRFTKILSLLRLLRLSRLIRYIHQWEEVFHMTYDLASAMVRIMNLIGMMLLLCHWDGCLQFLVPMLQDFPPDCWVTRNKMVNDTWGQQYSYALFKAMSHMLCIGYGLYPPIGMADVWLTILSMIVGATCFAMFVGHATALIQSLDSSRRQYQEKYKQVEQYMSFHKLPADMRQRIHEYYEHRYQGKMFDEESILEELNEPLREEIINFNCRKLVASMPLFANADPNFVTSMLTKLRFEVFQPGDYIIREGTIGKKMYFIQHGVVSVLTKSSKDTKLSDGSYFGEICLLTRGRRTASVRADNYCRLYSLSVDNFNEVLEEYPMMRRAFETVALDRLDRIGKRNSVLQHKVQHHQSSGTLNFQESEIIQRIVQHDRDMAQCTQLIQTSLNPPAAPPSPTPVIWAPLVQAPLQAAAATTPLALALAHQSQLPPILFHHPLAPGTLKDTTTHPKRVHVGANTSSICGSGPVSPASSTKFRSGVETPTLASLRTHLSAGPVSPTLMSQPIFTSNLQPLGPLPSHQPLPHPPQSSMTSVFPISQATISYTCSAQLHSQPFHGAMTTPPHPVGLLQQGVPGRLVGRFSAPSASTISPLISSSVGPILSQLQQTSHATMQQMGYGHDRAGRTSAGLGLPHFPFITSTQSSTGYNQPGSGVRAGAAASLAQHSLAGLQSVFLPQVLPEHSALASLAQYGSAEASPCYTPPVHSPSIQSPVRGRTVCHSELPSTTVGSHSPVTPQTSCPARVACSLRERAESSVDLFTQEIKTISGSHSSIHQERPLAMSGSSEGVAGALNPLSSPMAVNKPYSPIPGQATPVSRTHSGPEPQNQSIGVHSPRARSPAKMLEPEHKQSKLPSNL